A stretch of Acidobacteriota bacterium DNA encodes these proteins:
- a CDS encoding PD40 domain-containing protein, with protein MRSTLTLALAAFLAVAGLASAEPIKFARYPHVSQGKLVFSYHGDIWIANENGSNATRLTAHVARDVFPRLSPDGRWVAFSSDRYGNNDVFIIPAAGGEPKQLTYATTPDTVLNWTPDGKGIMVATSRAVSPWRSPIYIVPIDGSLPTPMPIDGGVQGMLKQDGSTLAFNRMGATYWRKGYRGNRTDDIWLQDTKTQKITRLTDTNLRDYKDFTQDVYPMWGRDGQIYFASERSGHFNIFRIAASGGAPQQVTRHADDGVQFPSMSPDGSTIAYENEFEVWTLKVGQTTPTRVTIDLAFDPKTNLTRTVETQNRPDGFAITADGDYAAIDTRGEIFIVPTDPEFGEKRQVTSNSWRQRNQEFSPNGKWLAYTSDESKEEEIWVHDRDSGASRKLTTHPSFKVIAGFSPDSTRLAWVGNNRLFVTAVESGTTTELGYNLAGGYTVTGWSPDGNWLVYTKRDRDQNADVFLMEVATKAEHNVTQNPWNEGQAVITPDGKSVVFTSNRVDGINQVFVVPLARLTEDPNDPLVKERIRKAAAAAGGGRGGGAGAGSGQAAAAPALTRPDIARIDRRAVAITSGANPVLGFFLSTDGRTVYFRSRDDQGPALFSVAIDGRDRQRLVAGAFAGLVPTADRRKVFFTENNELFGMEMAGQRRRTRVTFTVNVRVDQRQEWAQILDESWRVMKYRFYDEKMHGKDWNALRAKYEPLLKYVGANEDVYDLANEMIGELNASHTGVSGPGSDPQPNEYQTRYLGFEMAPDAGRYKITHVYNDGPADKEWLNLKVGDYVLAIDGVQVKAGENYWPLLNSPLNEYVDLTVASTAAGADTREARIRSVASLNAIKYDAWVAHNREVVDKATNGDIAYVHIQSMNQPSLVKFQNEINQFWNKKGIIVDIRFNGGGNTDQEIIDILERRPYEYWNSRWGAPEWGRRPRQAIAGPKVMMVNARSGSDSEVTPMAFKQLGLGRVVGNPTAAAVIATGSYALINGGSIRTPGSLVVTYDPERPNNWGINLENYGVAPDVFAENTPEDELAGFDRELKAAIDEVLRMLKEGLYQYRGK; from the coding sequence ATGCGATCCACACTGACTCTCGCGCTCGCGGCCTTTCTGGCAGTGGCTGGGCTGGCCTCTGCCGAACCCATCAAGTTCGCCCGCTACCCCCATGTGAGCCAGGGCAAACTCGTCTTCAGTTACCACGGCGACATCTGGATCGCGAACGAGAACGGCTCCAACGCCACGCGACTCACAGCCCATGTCGCCCGGGATGTCTTTCCGCGTCTCTCGCCAGACGGCCGATGGGTGGCGTTTTCGTCGGACCGTTACGGCAACAACGACGTGTTCATCATCCCCGCTGCGGGAGGTGAACCGAAACAATTGACGTACGCCACCACGCCGGACACGGTCCTCAACTGGACGCCCGACGGCAAGGGCATCATGGTGGCCACCAGCCGCGCCGTCAGCCCCTGGCGCAGCCCGATCTACATCGTGCCGATCGATGGCAGCCTGCCGACGCCGATGCCTATCGACGGCGGCGTCCAAGGCATGCTCAAACAGGACGGCTCGACGCTCGCCTTCAACCGGATGGGCGCCACCTACTGGCGCAAAGGCTATCGCGGCAACCGCACAGACGACATCTGGCTGCAGGACACGAAGACGCAGAAGATCACGCGCCTGACCGACACCAATCTGCGCGACTACAAAGACTTCACGCAGGACGTGTACCCGATGTGGGGCCGAGACGGCCAGATCTACTTCGCGTCGGAACGCAGCGGTCACTTCAACATTTTCCGCATCGCGGCCAGCGGCGGCGCCCCCCAACAGGTGACCCGTCATGCAGACGACGGGGTGCAGTTTCCGTCGATGAGTCCTGACGGATCGACCATCGCGTACGAGAACGAATTTGAAGTGTGGACGCTGAAGGTGGGCCAGACCACGCCGACGCGCGTGACGATCGACCTGGCCTTTGACCCGAAGACCAATCTGACTCGCACGGTGGAGACGCAGAACCGGCCTGACGGATTCGCGATCACGGCAGATGGTGACTACGCCGCGATCGACACCCGCGGCGAAATCTTCATCGTCCCCACCGACCCAGAATTCGGCGAGAAGCGACAGGTCACGAGCAATTCGTGGCGTCAGCGCAACCAGGAGTTCTCGCCCAACGGCAAGTGGCTCGCCTACACGTCGGATGAATCGAAGGAAGAAGAAATCTGGGTGCACGATCGTGACTCCGGCGCCAGCCGGAAGTTGACGACGCACCCGTCGTTCAAGGTGATCGCGGGGTTCTCTCCCGACTCTACTCGCCTGGCGTGGGTGGGCAATAACCGGCTGTTCGTCACGGCTGTCGAGAGTGGGACGACCACAGAACTCGGCTACAACCTTGCGGGCGGATATACGGTGACCGGATGGTCGCCCGACGGCAACTGGCTCGTCTACACCAAGCGCGATCGCGATCAGAACGCGGATGTCTTCCTGATGGAAGTCGCCACGAAAGCCGAGCACAACGTCACGCAGAACCCGTGGAACGAAGGACAGGCGGTCATCACGCCCGACGGCAAGAGCGTGGTGTTCACCAGCAACCGCGTTGACGGTATCAATCAGGTGTTCGTTGTCCCGCTCGCCCGTCTCACCGAAGACCCGAACGACCCGCTCGTCAAGGAGCGGATCAGGAAAGCGGCCGCGGCCGCAGGCGGTGGACGAGGAGGTGGCGCAGGGGCGGGCTCAGGGCAAGCTGCCGCTGCACCGGCCCTGACGCGGCCGGACATCGCGCGCATCGACCGGCGCGCGGTGGCGATCACATCAGGCGCGAATCCGGTGCTCGGTTTCTTCCTCTCCACCGATGGCCGCACGGTGTACTTCCGGTCTCGTGACGACCAGGGCCCCGCGCTGTTTTCGGTCGCGATTGACGGACGCGACCGGCAACGGCTGGTCGCTGGTGCATTTGCCGGCCTCGTGCCGACAGCCGATCGCCGCAAGGTGTTTTTCACCGAGAACAACGAACTGTTCGGCATGGAGATGGCCGGCCAGCGTCGTCGGACGCGCGTGACGTTCACGGTCAACGTCCGCGTCGATCAACGGCAGGAGTGGGCGCAGATTCTGGACGAGTCGTGGCGGGTCATGAAATACCGCTTCTACGACGAAAAGATGCACGGCAAGGACTGGAACGCCCTGCGGGCGAAGTACGAGCCGTTGCTGAAGTATGTGGGCGCCAACGAAGACGTCTATGACCTGGCCAACGAGATGATCGGCGAACTGAACGCCTCGCACACCGGTGTCAGCGGACCCGGTAGCGACCCGCAGCCGAACGAGTATCAGACGCGATACCTCGGCTTCGAAATGGCGCCAGACGCCGGCCGTTACAAGATCACGCATGTCTACAACGACGGGCCGGCTGACAAGGAGTGGCTGAACCTCAAGGTGGGCGATTACGTGTTGGCCATCGACGGTGTGCAGGTGAAAGCCGGTGAGAACTACTGGCCACTGCTCAACAGTCCGCTCAACGAATACGTGGACCTGACGGTGGCCTCCACCGCCGCCGGAGCTGACACGCGCGAGGCCCGCATCAGGTCTGTGGCCTCACTCAACGCGATCAAATACGACGCGTGGGTCGCGCACAACCGTGAGGTGGTGGACAAGGCCACCAATGGTGACATTGCGTACGTCCACATTCAGTCGATGAATCAGCCGTCGCTGGTCAAGTTTCAGAACGAGATCAACCAGTTCTGGAACAAGAAGGGCATCATCGTGGATATCCGCTTCAACGGCGGTGGCAACACCGACCAGGAAATCATCGACATCCTCGAGCGGCGGCCCTACGAATACTGGAACAGCCGCTGGGGCGCGCCCGAATGGGGCCGGCGGCCGCGTCAGGCCATCGCGGGGCCGAAGGTCATGATGGTTAACGCGCGATCGGGCTCCGACTCTGAAGTAACGCCGATGGCGTTCAAGCAACTCGGCCTTGGACGCGTGGTGGGCAACCCCACCGCAGCCGCCGTCATCGCCACGGGCTCGTACGCGCTCATCAACGGCGGTTCCATCCGCACGCCCGGCTCCCTCGTCGTCACCTACGACCCCGAGCGGCCGAACAACTGGGGCATCAACCTCGAAAACTACGGCGTGGCGCCGGACGTGTTTGCCGAGAACACGCCGGAAGACGAACTCGCCGGCTTCGATCGCGAGCTGAAAGCGGCGATTGATGAGGTACTCAGGATGCTCAAAGAGGGGCTGTACCAATACCGGGGGAAATAG